Part of the Streptomyces virginiae genome is shown below.
TGGAGACCACCAGCGCCGACCTCACCGTCAACGGCGACCTCCAGGTCCTGGACTTCCACTCGCTCTCCGGCGACGTCGAAGCCCGCAGCGTGAACACGCTGCGCGGCAACACCACCAGCGGCGACTTCGAGGTGGGCCGCGTCGAAGCCCGGGTCGACATCAGCTCCATCTCCGGCGACTTCGAGATCGGCGCGTACAACGGCTCGGAGTTCCGAGCCAACACCGTCTCCGGCGACGTCCACGTCACCGCGACCCCCGCCGCCATCGGCTCGATCGACGTGAGCACGGTCTCCGGTGGCATCACCACGCGCGGCACGGGCCACCTGCGCGAGCGCGTGCGCACCGTCTCCGGCAAGCTCCGCAGCCGCTGACTTCGCCCCGGGGCGGCCGCCTTCTGGCTACCAACCTTCACCGGCCGCCCCGGGCCTCCCATCCCACTCCACAGGAGCGGGGGGCAAACACCATAGTCCCTCACCTTCCGACCCGCACGGCCGCCAGGTCGCCAACTCAGCCGGCCGCCTTCCCAACCGTCCAGCACCAGCAAACCGAAGGAGCACTTCGTGACCCACACCCTGGTCCACCCCGCCGGAACCGTCCGCCCCGAGTCCCTGAAGCACCGCCCGGTCCGGGCCGCGCGCGCCCGGCGCGCCGGCGTCAAGGCCCTGTCCGCCGTCATTCGCTACGACGGCATCGTGATCATCGCTTGCACCGGCACCCTCGGACTCCACGCGATCGTCAACAACGACGGCCCGCTCGCGAACCTGACCCTCCCCGGAGCCGTCGTCACGTGGCTCACTCTCATCGGCGCCCTCTACGTCATCAACGCTGCCGCCAACGGGCTCATCGACCGGATCAACCCGGACCGCTGGGACGGCGACACCGCCTACGCCCTGACGGAAGAGCTCGACCACATCCGCGCCGACATCGACTTCGGCGCCGAGCCGGACGAGATCCACCAAAGCCTCCACACCAGCGGTCTGCTGACAGCGACGGGCGCGCTCTCGCGCAGGCTCGGTGTGGCCTTCGCCGAGCGCGGCGAGGAGGACCAGGCGCAGCGCCTCTATGCGGCCGTCCTTCACCTGCGCAAGGCGGAGGAGGCGTTCGGGTACGGCCAGGTCGGTGACGAGTGGGCCGACGACGCCCGCAAAGATCTGAAGTAGAGGCGCCCCGGGGACGGCGGCCAGGTCGCCAAACTCAACCCACCGTCCCCGGGTCTCCCAACCAGCTCCAACCGGAGCAGGAGGGCCGGACCCATCGTCCCTCACGACCGCGAGGAGCCCAAATGACCCCCCGCCCCGACAACGAGCCCACCACCGCCGAAGACATCAAGGCCGCCGTGCAGATCGCGCAGACCGCACGCGACAACGCCGTACTCGCCGCCGAGAAGGAGTTCTGGCAGCGGATGGGCGAGCTCAGCAAGAGCTACCACGGCGCCCAGCAGCACGTCGCCGACGCGATGGGCCGCAAGCGCGACTACGTCTACAAGAACGTTCGGAAGTACACCGCCTGATCCACCGCCTCCGGGGCCGGCCTCCAGGTCGCCAAAACTCAGCCGGCCGCCCCCGGAGCTCCCAACCTCACCGTCCCGCAGCAGGCAGGAAGGCTTCGCCATGCCCGCATCCGCAGCACCCGCCACCTTCGGCACCCAGGCTCCCGACACGAGCACCCGCCTCCTGGCCGACGAGGTCGAAGCCTGGCTCAAGAGGATCACCAAGGCCCCGGCCCCGGCACCCGCCCCGGCCCACGAACAGCCCGAACCCTCCGCCGGGTTCGACATCCCGGCCCTGGTGGCCGCCGGGCTCGCCGAGGTCGAGCGCAGCGAACGGGCCACCGCCGCCGCCCAGGCCGCCGCCCGCCCCTCCCTGCTCGACCGGATCACCCGCCGCCACCAGCGGCCGGCCACCCGCGCGAGCCTGCACATCCGCCGCGCCGCGGCTGTGCTGGCCACCGGCGGCTGGTGCCGCGGAGAACTCCGCGACGCCACCGGCCGCCACTGCATCCTCGGCGCCCTCATGGCCGCGCCGGCCGACGCCGACACCACCAACCGCTCTCACATCTACATCCGCTCCGCGATGGCGGAACCGGCCGCGTACGCCCAGCCCACGGCGGCCTACCGGGCCCGCCTGGAGGCGCAGTGGCGCAGCGAGGGCCGTGACCCGCGGGCCCTGAGCCGCCAGTTCGACATCGCCGTGAACAACAACATCGCGGTCCCGACCGTCGGCGCCGTCCTCGACCTCCTGCAGCGGGCCGCCGAGCTCGCCGAGCGCGCCGGGGACTGACAGCAGGGGTAGCCCACTAGATCTAGTGATGAATGGCAGTTATAGTTTTCTTGTTGGGTTCGGGTGGTCCTTCCACCCGACCTCCGAACTCCCCCCCAGAAGGGACCGTCATGCTCCGCATCTCGACCCAGCACTTCCTCTTCGGAGGCGGCCGCCTCAGCAGGTACGCCAAGACCATCGCCCCCGACGCCGAGAAGATCGTCCGCGACAAGTTCGGCTCCCTGCCGGCCGTCCACCTGGTCCTCAACGGCGACACCAGCCGGATGGACCACCTGGTGAACACCGCGGAAGCCCAGCTCCTGACCGGCATCAACCCCACACAGGTCAACACCGTCAGCCGCCCCGACCGCCACTCCCGCCAGGCCTACGGCCAGACGTCCATCGACCGCGGCGGAGCGCTGATCGTCCTCCAGATCTGCAACATGCGCCACGAGCGCGACGTCCTCGAAACCCTCGTGCACGAGCTCGTCCATGCCCACCAGCTCGGTGACCGCTCCGCCCGCGAGCTCCACCTCAAGTACCTCAAGCACGTCTGGGGCCGGCAGCCCATGAAGCCCAACACCCTCACCGCCTACGAGCTGCTGATCGAGCAGCGCGAGGTCGAGGCCTACGACGCCGAGGCCTTGGCCGCCCAGCTCTGAACCCGACAGGAGGACCGCCATGAAGATCCGACTTCCCTGGCCGAGCCGCGCGGACCGCCGCCTCTGGCGCGCCGCCACCACCTTCTCCGACCTCGCCGAGCTGACCGCCCGCTGGCTCGAAGGCGACATCCGCTCCTGCGCCGGGAACGTGCCGAACTACGGGCCCGACGACGAGACCCTCCCCCTCATCGGCTGCCTGGCCGCCGCGAACCGGGCCGGATTCCTCACCGACGACTCCCAGCCCGGCTACGACGCCGCCGACTACGCCGGCAACCTGTGGGAGCAGCGCGCCGCGGTCACCGGATTCGTCGCCGATCCCGAGATCCTCACCCGCCTCGTCGACTTCACCGAGCAGGCCGGCCTCGACCTGCTCGTCCGGTTCCATGGCGACGAGTTCCACCCCGGCATGGTCGTCTCCCGCGTCAACGGCCTGGACTACACCCGGTACGGCCGCACCCTCACCCGCCCCGAGCTCCGGCACTCCTGGCACAGCCGCCTCGTCGGCGACACCGCCTTCGACACCCTGGCCCGCGCCGCCCAGCTCACCATCGCCGACACCGCCTTCGAGCCCAGCGACTTCCTCTGGACCGTCCTGGACGAAGCCCTTCACCTGCCGAGCACGGCCGGCCGCTGACGGCCCCCCGCGGTGCCCGGCCCCACCTCCCGAGGACCGGGCACCGCCGAGGACCGGAACAGCCGGCCCGCCACGAGACGGAGAACTGATGACCTCCACCACCGTCCCGAACCCCGACCCCACCACCGTGATCGCCGACATCCGGCGCCGCGCCGCCGCCGGCACCCTGCCCCTCACCGTCCAGATCCTCCAGCTGCTCGGCGCCTCCATGGAGACCGAGGCCCGCCTGGCGGCCGCCGAGGCCATCTTCCCCGGAATCACCCACCTCACCGACGAGAAGCCGGCCGCGCTCGCCGTGTTCCGTGCCGAACGCCGCAACATTCCGTACGGCACCTTCACCACCCGGGAGGCCGCCCGGACCTTTGCCGAAGCCCGGCTGGTGAGGCGGCGCACCCTTCCTGCTGGCGTCACCACAGGCTGGGTGCCGGACAGCGGAGACGAGGACGCCTGCGAGGACCTCGTGATGTTCGGCCCCGGCCCGGACGACGAGGGCACGACCAGCATCCGCATCACCGTGCTGCCCGTCCGCGTCGACTTCGACCCGGACGCCGAGGGATGACGATGCCCCAGTTCATGTGGGAGGTCGACGTCCCGATAGAGCGCGCGGGCACCGGCGAGCGCGGAGTACATGTCTTCACAGGGCTCGCCGAGAACGGCCGCGAGGCCCGCCAGGCCGCACAGCGCGCCTGGGAGACGGCCCTCCTCCACACCCTGGCCGGCCAGGACGTCCCCGCTGCTTCGTGCCGCACCGACTGGTCCGCCCGCGGACTGCGCCCCGGCTGGAACCTCCGCTGGGACCAGGCCGAACACAAGGGCATCGACCGATAGCTCCGCCCCGGGACGGCCGTCAAGGCCTCAGAAACCGCCGGCCGCCCCGGGCCCCTCACCCGCCAAGACGAGAGAGAGACCACCATCATGCACGCCGTCCGCCGCAAGCAGCACCACACCTCCACCACCCGCCCGCTGAGCACCGCCGGCCGGTTCCTGAAGTCCCTCGCCAAGGCCAACCCCCTGCTCGCCGACCGCGCCTTCGTGTGCAGCCGCTGCGCCGTCGCCTGGCAGGGCGACGAGGCCGACTGCTGGAGCTGCGGCCTGCCCGCCACCTTCGGCTCCCACCACCACAGCTCCGCGCTCCTCCACCTCCTCGCCCCCACCAAGATCTCCCGCACCCTCGTCCCGACGGGAGCAGCGTCATGACCGGCCTCGCCTCCCTGACCTGGCTGATCGGCACCCAGGCCCTCAGCGACCACATCACCGCCCGCGTCAACGAACTCGTCAAGGCCGGCACCGAGTACGCGGCGGCCTGCACCAAGGTCACCGACGCCGCCGACGCCAGCGAGGCATGGGCCATCGCCGCCACCCGCCAGACCTGGATCCGCCGTCACGACGTCGACCCCGACGAGATGCCGGTCCGCAGCCTGTACGTCCTGGAGCGCACCGACACCCACGTCGTCGTCGCGTACATCGACCTCGACCAGGCCGCCGACGACACCGACGACGGAGACCGCTCCAACCTCCCGCCGGAGAAGGCAGCCCAGAACGACCACGACCAGGGCGTGGAGTACCCCTTCGAACTTCTGGAGATGTCCTTCGAGCTCGCGGCCTGGGAGCCCTTCGAGCACCTGCTGCCCACCGCAGCCGTCCCGGCCGCCGGCACCAAGGGGGTGGGGGAGTGACCACCACCGACCTCGCCCCCTGGCCGCAGCTGACCGGCAACGAACCGTGCCGGGCGCCCGGGGCCGACCCCGAGGACTGGACCGGGACCACCCTGAAGCAGCGCGCGAACGGTCAGAAGGCCTGCCTCAGCGGATGCCCCGAGGCCGTCCGCGAGCAGTGCCTGGCTTGGGCCCTGGACCACCCGACCCGCGCCGGATCCGCGATCTGGGCCGGCACCACCCTCAGCGACCGGCGCCGCCTGCGCGCCGAGCGCCGCGACGCCGCCGCGGCCTGACGGCCACCACCCCGCTCACCCGTCCGTCCGGTACGGCTCACCCGTACCGGACGGACGGCCCCGACCTCACCGCACCCCGGGCGCACCCCGGCCCCGGCCGGACCGCCGCCCGCCCGCTCGGAAGGGAGCAACGATGAAGTTCCGTACGGACCTCGCCCCGCTCGCGGCCGCCGTCACCGACGCCGCCCGGGCCCTGCCCGCCCGGCCCCCCGTCCCCGTCCTCGCCGCGATCCGGCTGGAGGCCACCGCCGGCACCCTGGCCGTCGCCGCCTTCGACTACGAGACCAGCGCCCAGGCCACCGTGGACGCCGAGGTCACCACCCCCGGCACCGTCCTGGTCTCCGGCCGCCTCCTCGCCGACATCACCCGCACGGTCAAGGGCACCCACCCGGTCGACCTCGAACTCGACGGCACCCGCCTGGTTCTCACCTCCGGCCGCACCCGCTACACCCTGCACACCCTCCCGCTGGAGGAGTACCCCACCCTGCCCCGGCCCGCGGCCGCCAGCGGCACCGTGGCCGGGCACGCGCTCGCCGAGGCCATCCACCAGGTCGCCACCGCCGCCGGCCGCGACGACGCCCTCCCGATCCTCACCGGCATCCAGGCCGAGATCACCGACGACACGATCACCTTCGCCGCCACCGACCGCTACCGCTTCGCGCTCCGCCCCATCCCCTGGACTCCCGCCAAGGCCACCGGCACCACCACCCAGACCACCATCCCGGCCAAGTCCCTCGCCGAAGCCGCCAAGATCCTCGCCACCGACGACCAGGTCCACCTCACCCTCCCCGCCTCCCACGGCGTCCTCGGCCTGGCCGGCCGTACGCGCACCCTCACCCTGCGCGCCATGGACGGCCAGCTCCCCGACCACAAGGCCCTGTGGCCCACCGATTTCACCGCCACCGCCGACCTCGACGCCAGCGACCTCGCCGACGCCGTCAAGCGCATGGCCCTCGTCGCCGAACGCGGTCACCCCGTCAAGCTCCACCTCACCGACGGCGCCCTGGCCCTGAGCGCCGGCACCGCCGACGACGCCTCCGCCCGCGACCAGGTCACCGCCACCACCGACCTGCTCACCGGCGCCCCCGTGACCATCGCCTTCAACCCCGGCTACCTCCTCGACGGCGTCACCGCGCTGAAGACGGACCGGATCCGCCTCCAGATCGTCAACCCGGTCAAGCCGGCGCTCCTGGTCCCCGCCGAAGCGAACCCCACCGCGCTGCGCTACCTGATCATGCCGATCCGCCAGTCCGGCTGACCCACCCCCGGGGCGGCCACCACCCAGGCCGGCCGCCCCGGCCCGCGGCGCCGACCGCCACCCCGCAGACAGCCCCCCAGCACGCCAACCACCTAAGGAGAAGCAGATGTTCAACGCCGGTGCCGAGGTAGAGATCCTCGACTGCGCGGACGATCCCCGG
Proteins encoded:
- a CDS encoding DUF6197 family protein — translated: MPASAAPATFGTQAPDTSTRLLADEVEAWLKRITKAPAPAPAPAHEQPEPSAGFDIPALVAAGLAEVERSERATAAAQAAARPSLLDRITRRHQRPATRASLHIRRAAAVLATGGWCRGELRDATGRHCILGALMAAPADADTTNRSHIYIRSAMAEPAAYAQPTAAYRARLEAQWRSEGRDPRALSRQFDIAVNNNIAVPTVGAVLDLLQRAAELAERAGD
- a CDS encoding DUF6919 domain-containing protein; this translates as MKIRLPWPSRADRRLWRAATTFSDLAELTARWLEGDIRSCAGNVPNYGPDDETLPLIGCLAAANRAGFLTDDSQPGYDAADYAGNLWEQRAAVTGFVADPEILTRLVDFTEQAGLDLLVRFHGDEFHPGMVVSRVNGLDYTRYGRTLTRPELRHSWHSRLVGDTAFDTLARAAQLTIADTAFEPSDFLWTVLDEALHLPSTAGR
- a CDS encoding WhiB family transcriptional regulator gives rise to the protein MTTTDLAPWPQLTGNEPCRAPGADPEDWTGTTLKQRANGQKACLSGCPEAVREQCLAWALDHPTRAGSAIWAGTTLSDRRRLRAERRDAAAA
- the dnaN gene encoding DNA polymerase III subunit beta; amino-acid sequence: MKFRTDLAPLAAAVTDAARALPARPPVPVLAAIRLEATAGTLAVAAFDYETSAQATVDAEVTTPGTVLVSGRLLADITRTVKGTHPVDLELDGTRLVLTSGRTRYTLHTLPLEEYPTLPRPAAASGTVAGHALAEAIHQVATAAGRDDALPILTGIQAEITDDTITFAATDRYRFALRPIPWTPAKATGTTTQTTIPAKSLAEAAKILATDDQVHLTLPASHGVLGLAGRTRTLTLRAMDGQLPDHKALWPTDFTATADLDASDLADAVKRMALVAERGHPVKLHLTDGALALSAGTADDASARDQVTATTDLLTGAPVTIAFNPGYLLDGVTALKTDRIRLQIVNPVKPALLVPAEANPTALRYLIMPIRQSG